Proteins encoded together in one Chitinophaga varians window:
- the fbp gene encoding class 1 fructose-bisphosphatase produces the protein MNHKEKVMTLDEFTIQELRNYPGATGQLSGLLRDIGLAAKRVNVEVNKAGIADILGEAGKTNVQGESVKKLDEFANAQFINSLRTSIYCCGVASEEEEHFIAFTDEHSKKSKYVVLLDPLDGSSNIDVNVSIGTIFSVYRRLSPEGEECNLEDFLQPGTQQIAAGYIIYGSSTMMVYATRRSVQGFTLDPSIGEFCLSHPNLKCPAESDIFSVNVGYYYLYDDKVRQSIDHFMARDENDRIYRHRFVGCMVAEIHRTLIQGGIFMYPAFGKYKSGRLRLCYECNPMSFIMEKAGGMSMANSRQRLLELKPVQLHQRVPIFIGSKNMMETWKDIMNK, from the coding sequence ATGAATCACAAGGAAAAAGTAATGACCCTGGATGAATTCACCATTCAGGAATTACGGAACTATCCCGGTGCTACCGGCCAGTTGTCAGGTTTGCTGCGTGATATAGGTCTGGCGGCAAAAAGAGTGAATGTGGAGGTAAACAAGGCGGGCATCGCCGATATACTGGGTGAAGCCGGGAAAACCAATGTCCAGGGCGAATCCGTAAAGAAGCTCGACGAATTTGCCAATGCACAGTTTATCAATTCACTGCGTACCAGCATTTACTGCTGCGGCGTGGCCTCTGAAGAGGAAGAACACTTTATCGCCTTCACCGACGAACACTCAAAAAAATCCAAATATGTGGTATTGCTCGATCCGTTGGACGGCTCCAGCAATATCGACGTGAATGTTTCCATCGGGACTATTTTCTCCGTTTACCGCCGCCTGTCGCCGGAAGGGGAGGAATGTAACCTGGAAGACTTCCTGCAACCGGGCACGCAGCAGATTGCGGCCGGCTATATCATCTATGGTTCTTCCACCATGATGGTGTACGCCACCCGCCGCAGTGTGCAGGGCTTTACCCTCGATCCTTCCATCGGGGAGTTCTGCCTGTCGCATCCCAACCTGAAATGCCCCGCGGAAAGCGATATCTTCTCTGTCAACGTAGGTTACTATTACCTGTATGACGATAAGGTGCGCCAGTCCATCGATCATTTTATGGCCCGGGATGAAAACGACCGCATCTACCGGCACCGTTTCGTGGGCTGTATGGTAGCGGAAATACACCGTACGCTGATACAGGGCGGTATCTTTATGTACCCGGCTTTCGGCAAGTACAAGTCAGGCCGTCTGCGGCTCTGTTATGAGTGTAACCCCATGTCTTTCATCATGGAAAAAGCGGGCGGCATGTCGATGGCCAACAGCCGTCAGCGCCTGCTGGAACTGAAACCGGTACAGCTGCATCAGCGGGTGCCCATTTTCATCGGTTCCAAAAATATGATGGAGACCTGGAAAGACATTATGAACAAATAG
- a CDS encoding aspartate kinase encodes MKVFKFGGASLESVERIKQVAQIVQSFPDDKLLIVISAMGKTTNELEKVAQNFYMRKREIAAQLLYNVEQHHIQVAESLLGTRQHPLFQQLQQFFTEAEWTLGEKPLRTYDYYYDQLVGMGELLSTAIVSAFFNTIGLSNTWVDVRDVFRTDDNFRDANIDWAFTQKQVTDKVVPLFNQTSIVIAQGFIGSTDQNESVTLGREGSDYSAAVFANMLDAESQTIWKDVEGLKNADPKLFPNTVNIPEISYGEVIEMAYYGAQVIHPKTIKPLQNKQIPLLVKCFLDKNLPGTVIREQADTKQLPPIIVLKRNQVLLTLTSKDYAFITEDKISDIYETFHRLKVKINLMQNGAITFSCCIDHNPEKIELLIKTLHNDFKISYNESLELLTVRYYQDGLLEELSNHHTVLLEQRSNITVQRLLKK; translated from the coding sequence ATGAAGGTTTTCAAGTTTGGCGGCGCAAGTTTAGAAAGTGTTGAACGCATTAAGCAAGTAGCACAGATCGTCCAGTCATTTCCGGACGATAAACTCCTGATCGTTATCTCAGCCATGGGGAAAACGACCAATGAACTGGAAAAGGTGGCGCAGAACTTTTACATGCGTAAAAGGGAGATCGCCGCGCAGTTGCTGTACAATGTGGAGCAACACCATATCCAGGTGGCCGAGTCCCTGCTGGGTACCCGTCAGCATCCGCTTTTTCAGCAGCTGCAGCAATTCTTTACCGAAGCGGAATGGACGCTCGGCGAGAAACCACTGCGGACGTATGACTACTACTACGATCAGCTGGTGGGCATGGGCGAACTGCTCAGCACCGCTATCGTCAGCGCCTTCTTTAACACCATAGGTTTATCCAATACCTGGGTAGACGTCCGGGACGTGTTCCGTACCGACGACAACTTCCGGGATGCCAATATCGACTGGGCCTTTACCCAGAAACAGGTGACCGACAAAGTGGTGCCGCTGTTCAATCAGACCAGCATTGTGATTGCACAGGGCTTCATTGGCAGCACCGACCAGAACGAGAGCGTGACCCTGGGCAGGGAAGGCTCCGACTACTCCGCGGCCGTATTCGCCAACATGCTCGACGCTGAAAGCCAGACCATCTGGAAAGACGTGGAAGGCCTCAAAAATGCCGATCCCAAACTGTTCCCCAATACCGTCAATATTCCGGAGATCAGCTACGGGGAAGTGATTGAAATGGCCTATTACGGCGCCCAGGTAATCCACCCGAAAACCATTAAGCCGTTACAGAACAAACAAATACCGCTGCTGGTGAAATGTTTCCTTGACAAGAACCTGCCCGGCACGGTCATCAGGGAACAGGCAGACACCAAACAGCTGCCTCCCATTATTGTACTGAAAAGGAACCAGGTATTGCTGACCCTTACCTCCAAAGACTACGCTTTTATCACAGAAGATAAAATCAGCGATATCTACGAAACTTTCCACCGGCTGAAAGTGAAGATCAACCTGATGCAGAATGGCGCCATCACCTTCTCCTGCTGTATTGACCACAACCCGGAAAAGATCGAGCTGCTGATCAAAACACTGCACAATGACTTTAAAATCTCTTATAACGAATCCCTTGAACTGCTGACAGTACGCTACTACCAGGACGGCCTCCTGGAAGAGCTCAGCAACCACCACACGGTACTGCTGGAACAGCGTTCCAACATCACCGTACAGCGGCTCTTAAAGAAATAA
- a CDS encoding energy transducer TonB, translating to MEENNRKKNIQALGVTIGVHALLLVALVFAGFSAPPPLPDQDLGMEVNLGTSDDGMGDEQPLNPNPPSAATSTPAPAESEQPAATEKDNSAPQEVATQDDEEAPEIKKPEKPVEKPKELPKKLEPKPVTKPVKKPAAEPKPTPPAPKPQPKAVYSGGTSTSANSGNGAQGSNNSTGEGNTGKPGDRGQLNGDPNAKGYTGGGLGGGRSDFRLNGRNLISRPSVTYDGTESGYIAVNIKVDQHGNVIAATFSMKGSTLSNPQLIDIARKAALNGQLKYNANPDAPEVQFGTIRFYFKAE from the coding sequence ATGGAGGAAAACAACCGTAAAAAAAATATTCAGGCATTGGGAGTAACGATCGGCGTACATGCGCTGCTGTTAGTAGCACTGGTATTTGCCGGTTTCTCGGCGCCACCACCCCTGCCCGACCAGGACCTGGGGATGGAAGTAAACCTCGGTACCTCCGATGACGGGATGGGCGATGAACAGCCGCTCAACCCCAACCCTCCCAGCGCAGCTACCTCTACGCCTGCTCCTGCAGAAAGTGAGCAGCCCGCTGCCACGGAAAAAGATAACAGCGCCCCGCAGGAAGTGGCCACACAGGATGATGAAGAAGCCCCGGAAATAAAAAAGCCGGAGAAGCCGGTGGAAAAGCCAAAGGAGCTGCCTAAAAAGCTGGAACCGAAGCCGGTGACAAAACCGGTAAAGAAACCGGCAGCAGAGCCCAAACCAACACCTCCTGCACCCAAACCGCAGCCTAAAGCGGTTTATTCCGGCGGTACCAGCACCAGTGCCAACAGCGGCAACGGCGCACAGGGCTCCAACAATTCCACAGGCGAAGGTAATACCGGCAAGCCCGGCGACAGGGGCCAGCTCAATGGCGACCCTAACGCCAAAGGCTATACGGGCGGCGGCCTCGGTGGCGGACGCTCCGATTTCCGCCTCAACGGACGTAATCTTATCAGCCGGCCAAGCGTTACCTACGACGGCACTGAGTCCGGCTATATCGCTGTCAATATCAAAGTAGACCAGCACGGAAATGTGATCGCTGCCACGTTCAGCATGAAAGGGTCTACCCTCAGCAATCCACAACTGATAGACATTGCGCGCAAAGCTGCGCTCAACGGTCAGTTAAAATACAATGCAAATCCGGACGCGCCTGAGGTGCAGTTCGGTACCATCCGCTTTTATTTTAAAGCAGAATAG
- a CDS encoding MFS transporter, whose product MNLLKQTIRLYQNAYTGLSPATWWLSLVLLINRSGAMVVPFLTVYLTAHLHFSIAQAGLVMACFGSGAIVGAMLGGWLSDRIGFYQVQFWSLLSNGLLLILLGQMRTFPQICGCVFVLSSVGDAFRPANSIAIAAYSAPQNRTRSYSLNRLAVNLGWSVGPALGGILASISYQWLFWVDGGTCIVAALLMRIFLPPVPAPAKPEKTAAAGKTEKVWGDSLYLWFLLFGMINAVCLFQFSSMVPLYFKEVVHMQEWAIGLNMSINGLLIVMVEMVMIHHLDGKLPNLSYVSRGAMMVCLAYVLLCVLPPVWGIAAVFMIVVTFGEMLCLPFMNSFWISRSQDHNRGQYAALYTISYSLATVVSPTSGAFVVQHIGFTYWWAITAGGCVLSALGFRWLQQKRARAEKMIAA is encoded by the coding sequence ATGAATCTGCTCAAACAAACTATCCGTCTTTACCAGAACGCCTATACGGGACTTTCGCCGGCTACCTGGTGGCTGTCACTGGTGTTGCTGATCAACCGCAGCGGCGCTATGGTGGTCCCCTTTCTGACAGTATACCTGACGGCTCATCTGCATTTTTCCATTGCCCAGGCCGGATTGGTCATGGCCTGTTTCGGTAGCGGCGCTATTGTAGGCGCCATGTTGGGCGGCTGGTTGTCTGATCGTATCGGCTTTTACCAGGTACAGTTCTGGAGCCTCCTCTCTAACGGTTTATTGCTCATTTTATTGGGACAGATGCGCACCTTTCCGCAGATATGCGGTTGTGTGTTTGTGCTGAGTTCCGTTGGGGATGCTTTCCGCCCGGCCAACAGCATTGCTATTGCGGCTTACAGCGCACCACAGAACCGTACCCGTTCCTATTCGCTCAACCGCCTGGCCGTCAACCTTGGCTGGTCGGTAGGGCCCGCGCTGGGCGGGATATTGGCCAGTATCAGCTACCAATGGCTGTTCTGGGTGGATGGCGGCACCTGTATCGTGGCGGCTCTGCTGATGCGTATTTTCCTGCCGCCGGTGCCGGCACCGGCCAAACCGGAAAAGACGGCCGCAGCCGGAAAAACGGAGAAAGTATGGGGAGACAGCCTGTATCTCTGGTTCCTGTTGTTTGGCATGATCAACGCTGTCTGCCTCTTTCAGTTTTCCAGCATGGTGCCGCTGTATTTCAAAGAGGTGGTCCACATGCAGGAATGGGCCATTGGGCTTAATATGTCTATCAACGGCCTGTTGATCGTGATGGTGGAAATGGTGATGATCCATCACCTGGACGGTAAACTGCCTAACCTGTCATATGTTTCGAGGGGCGCCATGATGGTGTGCCTGGCGTATGTGTTGCTCTGTGTGTTGCCACCGGTATGGGGTATTGCCGCCGTGTTCATGATAGTGGTCACTTTCGGGGAGATGCTCTGTTTGCCTTTTATGAACAGCTTCTGGATCAGCCGCAGCCAGGACCATAACCGTGGCCAATATGCCGCCCTCTATACGATATCTTATTCGCTGGCAACCGTCGTGTCGCCTACCAGTGGGGCTTTTGTAGTGCAGCATATCGGCTTTACCTACTGGTGGGCCATTACTGCCGGTGGCTGTGTGTTGTCGGCTTTAGGCTTCCGCTGGCTGCAACAGAAGCGGGCACGGGCAGAAAAAATGATAGCAGCGTAA
- a CDS encoding NUDIX hydrolase — protein MDWKLLSSEYLFKDDWLTARKDKCITPQGTIVEPYYVLEYNDWVNAVAITEDGQVIMIRQYRQGIGQTLLEIPGGTMDKTDPSPEFAMGRELLEETGYEFKELILLGKVAANTASSNNYTHMFLATGGRKVKEQQLDHNEEIEVVLMSVPDVQQLILDNKIVHSLHVTGLMYALMHMGRMEMK, from the coding sequence ATGGATTGGAAATTGCTGTCGTCTGAATATCTCTTCAAAGACGACTGGTTAACCGCACGCAAAGACAAATGCATTACGCCGCAAGGAACAATTGTTGAACCTTACTATGTACTGGAATATAACGATTGGGTAAATGCCGTGGCCATCACAGAAGACGGCCAGGTGATCATGATCCGCCAATACCGTCAGGGCATCGGTCAGACACTGCTCGAAATTCCCGGCGGCACCATGGACAAGACAGACCCTTCTCCTGAATTTGCGATGGGACGTGAACTGCTTGAAGAAACAGGCTATGAATTCAAGGAATTGATATTATTGGGAAAAGTGGCTGCCAATACGGCCTCCAGTAACAACTACACCCATATGTTCCTCGCTACCGGCGGCCGTAAAGTGAAAGAACAACAGCTGGACCACAACGAGGAAATCGAAGTGGTGCTGATGTCTGTTCCCGATGTGCAACAGCTGATACTGGACAATAAAATTGTTCACAGCCTGCATGTGACCGGCCTGATGTACGCACTGATGCACATGGGACGTATGGAAATGAAATAA
- a CDS encoding ABC transporter ATP-binding protein — MEKNKIIEVKNLVKKYGEFTAVKGISFDVYEHEIFGLLGPNGAGKSTTLEIIETLRDKTEGRVTVGGFDLDAAPNDIKKIIGVQLQSSGYYPGLNLVELIEMFGGLYNQPVEPMELLRLFNLEDKAKSKYKELSGGQKQRFSIATTLINKPRIIFLDEPTTGLDPQARRNLWDLILQVRSQGTTVVITTHYMDEAEFLCDRCAIVDSGQVIAIDSPDALIDNLVSKGFERSKEVKKANLEDVFIHLTGKDLRES, encoded by the coding sequence ATGGAAAAGAACAAGATCATTGAGGTGAAAAACCTGGTGAAAAAATACGGGGAATTCACCGCAGTAAAGGGTATCAGCTTTGACGTGTACGAACATGAGATATTTGGCCTCCTGGGCCCTAACGGCGCTGGTAAGTCTACTACCCTGGAGATCATTGAAACATTACGCGACAAAACAGAAGGCAGGGTGACCGTCGGCGGATTCGACCTGGACGCCGCGCCTAACGATATAAAAAAAATCATCGGTGTACAGCTGCAAAGCTCCGGTTATTACCCCGGGCTCAATCTGGTGGAACTGATCGAGATGTTCGGCGGACTGTACAACCAGCCGGTGGAACCCATGGAACTGCTGCGCCTCTTCAACCTGGAAGACAAGGCTAAGTCCAAATACAAAGAACTTTCCGGTGGCCAGAAACAACGTTTCTCTATCGCCACCACCCTGATCAACAAGCCCCGTATCATCTTCCTCGACGAGCCCACTACCGGCCTCGATCCGCAGGCAAGACGCAATCTGTGGGACCTCATCCTGCAGGTACGGTCACAGGGAACAACTGTTGTGATCACCACGCACTACATGGATGAAGCTGAATTCCTTTGCGACCGCTGCGCTATCGTGGACAGCGGCCAGGTGATCGCTATTGACTCGCCCGATGCCCTTATCGATAACCTCGTGTCCAAAGGGTTCGAGCGTAGTAAAGAAGTGAAGAAAGCTAATCTGGAAGATGTATTTATCCATCTTACCGGAAAAGACCTTCGCGAGTCTTAA
- a CDS encoding CAP domain-containing protein, with amino-acid sequence MSILKSRSILVLLLALFAAFQVSACSRAASRADSTTTGGSLEEQILYYTNKFRQSKGLKPLQLDETISQQARRHSRDMANGSTGFGHEGFEDRVAIVSKKMGRVGAAAENVAYGTLDAEAVVDGWIKSPGHRRNMLGDYNLIGIGTAGKGRITFFTQVFIKH; translated from the coding sequence ATGTCCATTTTGAAAAGCCGCAGTATCCTTGTATTACTGCTTGCACTGTTTGCCGCATTTCAGGTAAGCGCGTGTTCACGTGCCGCCAGCCGTGCAGACAGCACCACAACAGGAGGAAGCCTTGAAGAGCAGATCCTCTATTACACCAACAAATTCCGTCAATCCAAAGGACTGAAACCGCTGCAGCTGGATGAGACCATCAGCCAGCAGGCGCGCCGCCATAGCCGCGACATGGCTAATGGAAGCACCGGCTTCGGGCACGAAGGTTTTGAGGACCGCGTGGCTATTGTCTCCAAAAAGATGGGCAGGGTAGGGGCCGCCGCCGAAAACGTGGCTTATGGCACCCTCGACGCCGAAGCCGTAGTGGATGGCTGGATCAAAAGCCCCGGCCACCGGCGCAACATGCTGGGTGACTATAACCTGATCGGGATAGGCACCGCCGGTAAAGGAAGGATCACTTTCTTTACGCAGGTGTTCATCAAACACTAA
- a CDS encoding DUF5723 family protein: protein MRMHRILFSTMLFLWPACAAMAQSFPGYNTSNYAGIYGVLSNPASAAGYRYKWDVNIIGADVKGGNTYVRVPKSVLLNPPPSNKWVRNQDYFLDTTANRKQNGWGMAEIVMPSVLYAIDEKQSVSFVWRVRASASGGNLPTPLANFFGNDFPNMQYRGKNLNIEKVGVGAHIWNELGFSYARTIHEGYTSRWKAGVTVKLLSGIAAGYAQVANASFVLNNRRNADITSGTLRYAYNEELDHWQKPDTRNLQLFHNNGLGFDLGVIYEYRPDNGGFGKFEGSDADEYKLRLGLSINDIGRIKYQKGAYNTDLDLRKQNINPNDITYKDKESLKQYSRRLNRYFTPIPGDDSSFVMVLPASLNLMADYNIDSRFFVSANAVIALNAGKNGLARTYATTQLLITPRYETELFGAYMPFVINHNGQADVGAGFRIGPLVVGSYSLFTTLFQHRINHSDAFVALRLNPGMLGKRNNSKGQLGCPVNY from the coding sequence ATGAGAATGCACCGAATCCTGTTCAGCACTATGCTATTTTTATGGCCGGCCTGTGCGGCCATGGCCCAATCATTTCCCGGTTACAATACCAGCAATTATGCGGGTATTTACGGTGTACTCTCCAACCCCGCCAGTGCGGCAGGGTATCGTTACAAGTGGGACGTCAATATCATCGGCGCTGACGTAAAAGGCGGCAACACTTATGTGAGAGTGCCCAAATCCGTCCTGTTAAATCCTCCTCCGAGCAACAAATGGGTGCGTAACCAGGATTATTTCCTGGACACCACCGCCAACCGCAAACAGAACGGATGGGGAATGGCCGAGATAGTGATGCCTTCTGTATTATACGCTATCGATGAAAAACAATCCGTTTCCTTTGTGTGGCGGGTGCGTGCCAGCGCCAGCGGGGGCAACCTCCCCACGCCGCTCGCCAATTTCTTTGGCAACGACTTTCCCAACATGCAATACCGCGGCAAAAACCTGAATATTGAAAAAGTGGGCGTAGGCGCACATATCTGGAATGAACTAGGCTTTAGCTACGCCCGTACCATCCATGAAGGATATACCAGCCGCTGGAAAGCCGGTGTTACAGTGAAACTGCTGAGCGGCATCGCCGCCGGCTATGCACAGGTGGCCAACGCCAGTTTCGTGCTCAATAACAGGCGCAATGCCGACATCACCAGCGGCACGCTCCGTTATGCCTACAATGAAGAGCTGGACCACTGGCAAAAGCCCGATACCCGCAACCTGCAACTCTTTCATAACAACGGCCTGGGCTTTGACCTCGGCGTTATCTACGAATACCGCCCGGACAACGGCGGCTTCGGCAAGTTCGAAGGCTCTGATGCAGATGAATATAAACTGCGCCTTGGCCTTTCCATCAACGATATCGGCCGCATCAAATATCAAAAAGGCGCTTACAATACCGATCTCGATCTCCGGAAACAAAATATCAATCCAAACGATATTACCTACAAAGACAAAGAAAGCCTGAAACAATACTCCCGCCGGTTGAACCGCTATTTCACACCTATTCCGGGTGATGACAGCAGCTTTGTGATGGTGTTGCCTGCCTCGCTCAACCTGATGGCCGACTACAACATCGACAGCCGTTTCTTTGTCAGTGCCAATGCCGTCATTGCCCTGAACGCAGGAAAAAACGGACTGGCCAGAACATATGCCACGACCCAGTTGTTAATTACACCACGCTATGAAACAGAACTGTTTGGCGCCTATATGCCGTTTGTTATTAACCACAACGGGCAGGCTGATGTAGGGGCCGGCTTCCGTATAGGGCCGTTGGTAGTGGGTTCTTACAGTCTTTTTACCACGCTTTTCCAACACCGCATCAACCATTCGGATGCTTTCGTAGCTTTGCGGCTCAATCCGGGCATGCTGGGCAAGCGCAATAACAGCAAAGGCCAGCTGGGATGTCCGGTAAATTATTAA
- a CDS encoding YfiT family bacillithiol transferase — MEALQYPIGRFEPLPDYSPAMLRESVNDIRDLPTLVEMAVQNLDAFQLQKPYRPGGWNIQQVVHHLADSHINAITRMKMALTEEKPIIKPYDEAAWAELEDVKNTPINVSITLLHALHTRWANLMDRLTPEQWERSFIHPEHGRRFNLKTMAANYAWHGKHHLGHIQGLKERMNW; from the coding sequence ATGGAAGCATTACAATATCCTATCGGTCGTTTTGAACCGCTGCCGGATTATAGCCCCGCCATGTTGCGGGAGTCTGTCAATGACATTCGCGACCTGCCCACCCTGGTGGAAATGGCCGTGCAAAACCTGGACGCTTTCCAGCTGCAGAAGCCCTACCGGCCCGGCGGTTGGAACATTCAGCAGGTGGTGCACCATCTGGCAGACAGCCATATCAACGCTATTACCCGCATGAAAATGGCGCTGACGGAAGAAAAACCTATTATTAAACCATACGATGAAGCTGCCTGGGCTGAACTGGAAGATGTGAAAAATACGCCCATCAACGTGTCTATCACCCTGCTGCACGCCCTGCACACCCGTTGGGCCAACCTGATGGACCGCCTGACACCCGAACAATGGGAACGTTCTTTCATTCACCCGGAACACGGCCGGCGCTTTAACCTGAAAACCATGGCAGCCAACTATGCCTGGCACGGAAAGCACCACCTCGGCCATATACAGGGACTGAAAGAGCGCATGAACTGGTAA
- a CDS encoding bifunctional folylpolyglutamate synthase/dihydrofolate synthase: MNAYQEALDYLYAQLPMFTKVGASAYKTDLHNTVALLQQLNNPQHTFKTIHVAGTNGKGSTSHMLAAILQQAGYKTGLYTSPHLLDFRERIRINGQVAPEDFVVDFTNNMRPFIETIEPSFFELTVAMAFQYFSQEKVDIAIIEVGLGGRLDSTNVITPELSVITNISFDHKNILGDTLPLIASEKAGIIKAGVPVVVSETQAEIQWVFRDKAAETGSPVHFADQEWMVDGSDIKDNHLHLTLLDTRQNKMSHLHLDLSGQYQEKNVMGVLSAVKVLQQQGWHITWEHISTALSHVRKLTGLRGRWEVVSEHPLTVMDVGHNEAGIKEVVQQLEHVNYQQLHIVTGFVKDKEVDNVLPLFPSTATYYFCRAQIPRAMDEVALAEMGARHGLQGKAYESVQAALQAARQHAKPEDMILVCGSFFIVAEAM; this comes from the coding sequence ATGAACGCATATCAGGAAGCATTGGACTATCTCTACGCACAACTGCCCATGTTTACCAAAGTAGGGGCCAGTGCTTATAAAACAGACCTGCATAATACGGTCGCACTGTTGCAACAGCTCAACAATCCGCAGCATACCTTCAAAACCATACACGTCGCCGGCACTAACGGGAAAGGCTCTACCAGTCATATGCTGGCGGCCATCCTGCAACAGGCGGGCTACAAGACCGGCCTGTACACCTCCCCGCACCTGCTGGATTTCCGGGAGCGTATCCGTATTAACGGACAGGTAGCGCCGGAAGACTTTGTAGTGGATTTCACCAATAACATGCGGCCATTCATTGAAACCATTGAGCCCTCCTTTTTTGAGTTGACCGTAGCAATGGCCTTTCAATATTTTTCGCAGGAAAAAGTGGACATCGCTATTATAGAAGTGGGACTGGGCGGACGGCTGGACAGCACGAACGTGATCACCCCGGAACTGTCTGTCATCACTAATATCAGCTTTGACCATAAAAATATCCTGGGAGACACGCTCCCTTTGATAGCCTCCGAAAAAGCCGGTATCATCAAGGCCGGTGTGCCCGTAGTGGTCAGCGAAACGCAGGCGGAAATACAATGGGTATTCCGCGACAAAGCCGCCGAAACCGGTTCCCCTGTTCATTTTGCAGACCAGGAATGGATGGTGGACGGCAGCGATATAAAGGACAACCACCTGCACCTAACGCTACTGGATACACGACAAAACAAAATGTCCCATCTCCACCTGGACCTTAGCGGTCAATACCAGGAAAAAAATGTGATGGGCGTTTTATCTGCCGTCAAAGTATTGCAGCAACAGGGCTGGCATATTACCTGGGAGCACATATCAACGGCTTTATCGCATGTACGCAAGCTGACAGGGCTGCGGGGACGCTGGGAAGTAGTGAGCGAACATCCGCTCACGGTGATGGACGTAGGCCATAATGAAGCCGGTATCAAAGAGGTGGTGCAGCAACTGGAGCATGTCAACTACCAGCAGCTGCATATTGTGACGGGTTTTGTGAAAGACAAGGAGGTAGACAATGTGCTGCCGCTTTTCCCGTCCACGGCCACGTATTATTTCTGCAGGGCACAGATACCCCGTGCCATGGACGAAGTAGCGCTGGCGGAAATGGGCGCCCGGCACGGATTGCAGGGCAAGGCCTACGAGTCGGTACAAGCCGCGTTGCAGGCAGCCCGCCAGCATGCCAAACCGGAAGATATGATCCTGGTATGCGGCAGCTTCTTTATTGTGGCAGAAGCGATGTAA